In Fusarium falciforme chromosome 10, complete sequence, a single genomic region encodes these proteins:
- a CDS encoding MFS domain-containing protein: MATMPIEKAPHHALTTGESEKTAAETAAPLPELAPTDTPRQKWYQWFSPSDTPEERRLIMKLDGLIMVFVFLAYWAKVLDSSATSAAYVSGMKEDLKLYGNELNYLNTTYMVGFITLQVPLTVLMTRFSATYFIPGADLIWGVLTLVQYKVTNVQQLYVIRFFVGAAGSLFFPAVQWYLGCWYKRSELSRRGALFFIASQVGSMSSGYIQSGAYSSLNGRHGIEGWRWLYIICFACTIPVAVLGFVALPSHPNKSKPGILTEREIQLARERMASEHREPPKPLTIPVIRNVLSGWHFWVLVSFAFFFSQADGVSSQSGLALWLKAEGYGVESINTITTVSPAVTIVSSIICGILSDAYDAKVSLIAGTAFLNIFASIVLAIWHVPTGLKFFAFFLAGVWKTVDAPRYLIGYNWTIALDVCMVAMLFVLRSFWNRERKTLSTA; this comes from the exons ATGGCGACCATGCCGATTGAAAAAGCGCCGCACCATGCACTCACAACTGGCGAATCGGAGAAAACAGCAGCTGAGACCGCTGCGCCCCTCCCAGAACTTGCGCCCACTGACACGCCACGGCAGAAGTGGTACCAATGGTTTTCTCCAAGCGACACTCCGGAGGAGCGGCGGCTGATCATGAAACTCGATGGCCTCATCATGGTATTCGTTTTTCTTGCGTACTGGGCCAAGGTTCTTGATTCCTCTGCGACGAGTGCGGCATATGTGAGTGGGATGAAGGAGGATTTGAAGCTCTATGGCAACGAGTTGAATTACTTGAACACCACCTACAT GGTTGGCTTCATCACACTCCAGGTTCCTCTCACGGTTTTG ATGACGCGCTTCTCGGCCACCTACTTTATCCCTGGTGCAGACCTCATCTGGGGTGTTCTCACTCTTGTGCAATACAAAGTCACCAACGTGCAACAACTATACGTCATTCGGTTCTTTGTGGGTGCTGCAGGCAGCCTCTTCTTTCCTGCGGTTCAGTGGTACCTAGGATGCTGGTATAAGAGATCAGAGCTGAGTCGTCGGGGAGCTCTATTCTTTATTGCCAGCCAAGTCGGGAGTATGAGCTCTGGGTACATTCAGAGCGGCGCTTACTCAAGCTTGAATGGAAGGCATGGCATCGAAGGCTGGCGATGGCTCTACATTATCT GTTTTGCGTGCACTATCCCAGTCGCCGTCCTGGGCTTTGTCGCACTCCCTAGCCATCCGAACAAGAGCAAACCAGGAATCTTGACAGAACGCGAGATTCAGTTGGCTCGTGAGCGTATGGCCTCGGAGCACAGAGAGCCTCCGAAACCTCTCACTATCCCGGTCATCCGTAACGTCTTGTCTGGGTGGCATTTCTGGGTGCTTGTGTCCTTTgcattcttcttctcccaagCCGACGGCGTCTCAAGTCAGAGTGGACTGGCACTTTGGCTCAAAGCCGAAGGCTACGGCGTGGAGTCGATCAACACTATCACGACGGTTTCGCCGGCCGTTACCATCGTCTCATCTATTATCTGTGGCATTCTTTCTGATGCCTATGACGCCAAAGTTTCACTCATTGCTGGTACTGCGTTCCTCAATATCTTTGCGAGCATCGTCCTTGCGATTTGGCATGTTCCTACTGGGCTGAAgttctttgccttcttccttGCAGG CGTTTGGAAGACAGTCGATGCACCGCGATATCTCATCGGATATAACTGGACTATTGCCCTCGATGTGTGTATGGTGGCCATGTTGTTCGTTTTGAGGTCCTTCTGGAACCGCGAGCGCAAGACTCTGTCGACAGCCTAA